In Labrus bergylta chromosome 11, fLabBer1.1, whole genome shotgun sequence, one genomic interval encodes:
- the rab30 gene encoding ras-related protein Rab-30 isoform X1, which yields MSMEDYDYLFKIVLIGNAGVGKTCLVRRFTQGLFPPGQGATIGVDFMIKTVEIKGEKVKLQIWDTAGQERFRSITQSYYRSANALILTYDITCEDSFRCLPEWLREIEQYANNQVVTILVGNKIDLAEKREVLRQRAEDFAESQSMLYLETSAKESDNVEKLFLDLACELIREAKQNKLDNNDTAPMLGEGKTISYLTCCSIN from the exons ATGAGCATGGAAGATTATGACTACCTGTTCAAAATAGTACTGATAGGAAATGCCGGAGTTGGGAAGACATGTCTGGTCCGGCGCTTTACTCAG gGCCTTTTCCCTCCAGGACAAGGGGCTACTATTGGAGTCGATTTCATGATTAAAACGGTGGAAATCAAAGGGGAGAAGGTCAAG CTGCAGATATGGGACACAGCTGGACAGGAGAGATTTCGCTCCATTACTCAGAGTTATTACCGCAGTGCCAATGCCCTCATTCTTACGTATGACATTACCTGTGAGGACTCCTTCAGGTGCCTTCCAGAGTGGCTGAGGGAGATCGAGCAGTATGCCAACAACCAGGTGGTGACTATATTAGTCG GTAATAAAATAGATCTGGCAGAAAAGAGGGAGGTTCTCAGACAGAGGGCTGAAGACTTTGCCGAGTCTCAGAGCATGCTGTACCTGGAGACCTCAGCCAAAGAATCCGACAACGTCGAGAAACTTTTCCTTGACCTGGCCTGCGAACTCATCCGAGAAGCCAAGCAGAACAAGCTGGATAACAATGACACTGCCCCGATGCTCGGCGAGGGTAAAACCATCAGTTATTTGACTTGCTGCAgcatcaattaa
- the rab30 gene encoding ras-related protein Rab-30 isoform X2 — MARFSMSMEDYDYLFKIVLIGNAGVGKTCLVRRFTQGLFPPGQGATIGVDFMIKTVEIKGEKVKLQIWDTAGQERFRSITQSYYRSANALILTYDITCEDSFRCLPEWLREIEQYANNQVVTILVGNKIDLAEKREVLRQRAEDFAESQSMLYLETSAKESDNVEKLFLDLACELIREAKQNKLDNNDTAPMLGEGKTISYLTCCSIN, encoded by the exons ATGGCCAGA TTTAGCATGAGCATGGAAGATTATGACTACCTGTTCAAAATAGTACTGATAGGAAATGCCGGAGTTGGGAAGACATGTCTGGTCCGGCGCTTTACTCAG gGCCTTTTCCCTCCAGGACAAGGGGCTACTATTGGAGTCGATTTCATGATTAAAACGGTGGAAATCAAAGGGGAGAAGGTCAAG CTGCAGATATGGGACACAGCTGGACAGGAGAGATTTCGCTCCATTACTCAGAGTTATTACCGCAGTGCCAATGCCCTCATTCTTACGTATGACATTACCTGTGAGGACTCCTTCAGGTGCCTTCCAGAGTGGCTGAGGGAGATCGAGCAGTATGCCAACAACCAGGTGGTGACTATATTAGTCG GTAATAAAATAGATCTGGCAGAAAAGAGGGAGGTTCTCAGACAGAGGGCTGAAGACTTTGCCGAGTCTCAGAGCATGCTGTACCTGGAGACCTCAGCCAAAGAATCCGACAACGTCGAGAAACTTTTCCTTGACCTGGCCTGCGAACTCATCCGAGAAGCCAAGCAGAACAAGCTGGATAACAATGACACTGCCCCGATGCTCGGCGAGGGTAAAACCATCAGTTATTTGACTTGCTGCAgcatcaattaa